One region of Archocentrus centrarchus isolate MPI-CPG fArcCen1 chromosome 6, fArcCen1, whole genome shotgun sequence genomic DNA includes:
- the pus7 gene encoding pseudouridylate synthase 7 homolog isoform X1, with protein sequence MAESEPVHVPVPVAEKRGCPEDEEDDTPSKKPKLESDHENGGPPKQDEMDEPEGEASDGEEDGDTFADMMKHGLTELDVGILKYVSDHEGFSGVLKERYSDFVVHEINKEGKIVHLDDLSVPSEAEDAQEAEQPPKECDLLTEEQKKQLGELQLFKNKEGNVSIEVLDDTKEKRTLLHKAIKTQFPGLETKTEEKEGRKFIVAYHAAGKKALAEVKATTAPRKHFWPKNRGSFCHFVLYKENKDTMDAINVLSKFLRLRPNMFSYMGTKDKRAITVQEIAVLKITAERLAHLNKCLMNLKLGNFCYKKHPLKLGELQGNHFTVVIRNITGTDEQVHQAMTSLRQTGFINYYGMQRFGTTAVPTHHVGRAILKNDWNEVVDLILKPRPGAEKEFLVRCREEWAKTQDPEAALKKLPNKRCVEGQLLRGLSAYGKKNIVTAFGLIPRNNRLMYIHSYQSVVWNTMVSRRIEAFGLKAVEGDLVLRGTTAHVLSAEEAESHSIHDTVMPLPGFDVIYPTHHVGEGYRELLAADGLDIDNMRHKVKDYSLAGAYRRVIIRPTDVSWEVIHYDDPRVSLVHTDFEKLESKPAPVFNKEGKYRALRMEFSLPPSTYATMAIREVLKLDTSIKKQTQLNTTWFN encoded by the exons ATGGCTGAGTCCGAGCCTGTGCACGTCCCCGTCCCAGTCGCAGAAAAGAGAGGGTGTCCGGAGGATGAAGAAGATGATACACCATCAAAGAAACCAAAACTTGAGAGTGATCATGAAAATGGGGGTCCTCCCAAGCAAGATGAGATGGATGAGCCTGAAGGGGAAGCAAGTGATGGAGAGGAGGATGGTGACACATTTGCTGACATGATGAAGCATGGGCTCACTGAGCTGGATGTCGGCATCCTAAAGTATGTCAGTGACCACGAGGGCTTCTCAGGAGTCTTGAAGGAAAG ATATTCTGATTTTGTTGTGCATGAAATCAACAAAGAAGGCAAGATTGTGCATTTGGATGACCTCTCTGTCCCATCAGAGGCTGAG GATGCCCAAGAGGCTGAACAGCCACCAAAGGAATGTGACCTGCTAACTGAAGAGCAGAAAAAGCAGCTCGGAGAGCTGCAGCTCTTCAAGAACAAAGAGGGAAATGTCTCCATTGAG GTACTAGATGATACTAAAGAGAAGCGCACACTGCTTCACAAAGCCATCAAGACTCAGTTTCCTGGTTTGGAAACAAAGACGGAAGAAAAGGAAGGGCGCAAGTTTATAGTGGCTTACCATGCTGCTGGGAAAAAGGCTTTAGCAG AAGTCAAAGCAACTACAG CTCCAAGGAAACACTTTTGGCCCAAAAACCGTGGCAGCTTCTGccactttgttctgtacaaggAGAACAAAGACACCATGGATGCTATCAACGTGCTTTCAAAGTTCCTCAG GCTTAGACCCAACATGTTTTCCTACATGGGAACCAAGGACAAGAGAGCCATTACTGTGCAGGAGATAGCAGTGCTCAA GATCACTGCAGAGAGGCTGGCTCACCTCAACAAGTGCCTCATGAACCTCAAGCTCGGAAACTTCTGCTACAAAAAACACCCTCTAAAGCTCGGGGAACTGCAGGGAAACCATTTCACTGTGGTGATCAG GAACATCACAGGAACAGATGAGCAGGTTCATCAGGCAATGACATCCCTCAGGCAGACAGGATTCATCAACTACTACGGCATGCAGCGTTTCGGAACAACAGCCGTGCCCACGCATCATGTTGGCAG GGCAATTCTGAAAAACGACTGGAATGAGGTGGTGGATTTAATTCTGAAACCCCGTCCTGGCG CAGAGAAAGAATTTCTGGTCCGCTGCAGGGAAGAGTGGGCAAAAACTCAGGATCCGGAGGCGGCGCTGAAAAAGCTTCCCAACAAGCGCTGTGTGGAAGGACAGCTACTGAGAGGCCTGTCTGCGTATGGCAAGAAAAACATTGTCACTGCATTTGGACTG ATCCCCCGTAACAACCGCCTGATGTACATCCACAGCTACCAGAGCGTAGTGTGGAACACCATGGTGAGCCGCAGAATTGAAGCCTTCGGCCTGAAGGCTGTGGAGGGAGAcctggtgctcagaggaa CCACAGCTCACGTGCTTTCTGCAGAGGAGGCAGAGAGCCACTCCATCCACGACACTGTGATGCCACTTCCAGGGTTTGATGTCATCTACCCCACACACCACG TCGGTGAAGGTTACAGAGAGCTGCTCGCTGCAGACGGCCTGGACATCGACAACATGAGGCACAAAGTGAAGGACTACTCTCTGGCTGGAGCCTACAGGCGCGTCATCATCAGACCCACTGATGTCAGCTG GGAAGTCATTCATTATGATGACCCCAGGGTGTCGCTGGTGCATACTGATTTTGAGAAACTGGAGAGCAAACCTGCCCCGGTCTTCAACAAAG AGGGGAAATATCGGGCTCTACGGATGGAGTTCTCCCTGCCTCCCTCGACCTACGCTACTATGGCAATCAGAGAGGTCCTCAAGTTGGACACTAGCATCAAGAAACAGACGCAGCTCAACACCACCTGGTTTAACTGA
- the pus7 gene encoding pseudouridylate synthase 7 homolog isoform X2, whose product MAESEPVHVPVPVAEKRGCPEDEEDDTPSKKPKLESDHENGGPPKQDEMDEPEGEASDGEEDGDTFADMMKHGLTELDVGILKYVSDHEGFSGVLKERYSDFVVHEINKEGKIVHLDDLSVPSEAEDAQEAEQPPKECDLLTEEQKKQLGELQLFKNKEGNVSIEVLDDTKEKRTLLHKAIKTQFPGLETKTEEKEGRKFIVAYHAAGKKALAAPRKHFWPKNRGSFCHFVLYKENKDTMDAINVLSKFLRLRPNMFSYMGTKDKRAITVQEIAVLKITAERLAHLNKCLMNLKLGNFCYKKHPLKLGELQGNHFTVVIRNITGTDEQVHQAMTSLRQTGFINYYGMQRFGTTAVPTHHVGRAILKNDWNEVVDLILKPRPGAEKEFLVRCREEWAKTQDPEAALKKLPNKRCVEGQLLRGLSAYGKKNIVTAFGLIPRNNRLMYIHSYQSVVWNTMVSRRIEAFGLKAVEGDLVLRGTTAHVLSAEEAESHSIHDTVMPLPGFDVIYPTHHVGEGYRELLAADGLDIDNMRHKVKDYSLAGAYRRVIIRPTDVSWEVIHYDDPRVSLVHTDFEKLESKPAPVFNKEGKYRALRMEFSLPPSTYATMAIREVLKLDTSIKKQTQLNTTWFN is encoded by the exons ATGGCTGAGTCCGAGCCTGTGCACGTCCCCGTCCCAGTCGCAGAAAAGAGAGGGTGTCCGGAGGATGAAGAAGATGATACACCATCAAAGAAACCAAAACTTGAGAGTGATCATGAAAATGGGGGTCCTCCCAAGCAAGATGAGATGGATGAGCCTGAAGGGGAAGCAAGTGATGGAGAGGAGGATGGTGACACATTTGCTGACATGATGAAGCATGGGCTCACTGAGCTGGATGTCGGCATCCTAAAGTATGTCAGTGACCACGAGGGCTTCTCAGGAGTCTTGAAGGAAAG ATATTCTGATTTTGTTGTGCATGAAATCAACAAAGAAGGCAAGATTGTGCATTTGGATGACCTCTCTGTCCCATCAGAGGCTGAG GATGCCCAAGAGGCTGAACAGCCACCAAAGGAATGTGACCTGCTAACTGAAGAGCAGAAAAAGCAGCTCGGAGAGCTGCAGCTCTTCAAGAACAAAGAGGGAAATGTCTCCATTGAG GTACTAGATGATACTAAAGAGAAGCGCACACTGCTTCACAAAGCCATCAAGACTCAGTTTCCTGGTTTGGAAACAAAGACGGAAGAAAAGGAAGGGCGCAAGTTTATAGTGGCTTACCATGCTGCTGGGAAAAAGGCTTTAGCAG CTCCAAGGAAACACTTTTGGCCCAAAAACCGTGGCAGCTTCTGccactttgttctgtacaaggAGAACAAAGACACCATGGATGCTATCAACGTGCTTTCAAAGTTCCTCAG GCTTAGACCCAACATGTTTTCCTACATGGGAACCAAGGACAAGAGAGCCATTACTGTGCAGGAGATAGCAGTGCTCAA GATCACTGCAGAGAGGCTGGCTCACCTCAACAAGTGCCTCATGAACCTCAAGCTCGGAAACTTCTGCTACAAAAAACACCCTCTAAAGCTCGGGGAACTGCAGGGAAACCATTTCACTGTGGTGATCAG GAACATCACAGGAACAGATGAGCAGGTTCATCAGGCAATGACATCCCTCAGGCAGACAGGATTCATCAACTACTACGGCATGCAGCGTTTCGGAACAACAGCCGTGCCCACGCATCATGTTGGCAG GGCAATTCTGAAAAACGACTGGAATGAGGTGGTGGATTTAATTCTGAAACCCCGTCCTGGCG CAGAGAAAGAATTTCTGGTCCGCTGCAGGGAAGAGTGGGCAAAAACTCAGGATCCGGAGGCGGCGCTGAAAAAGCTTCCCAACAAGCGCTGTGTGGAAGGACAGCTACTGAGAGGCCTGTCTGCGTATGGCAAGAAAAACATTGTCACTGCATTTGGACTG ATCCCCCGTAACAACCGCCTGATGTACATCCACAGCTACCAGAGCGTAGTGTGGAACACCATGGTGAGCCGCAGAATTGAAGCCTTCGGCCTGAAGGCTGTGGAGGGAGAcctggtgctcagaggaa CCACAGCTCACGTGCTTTCTGCAGAGGAGGCAGAGAGCCACTCCATCCACGACACTGTGATGCCACTTCCAGGGTTTGATGTCATCTACCCCACACACCACG TCGGTGAAGGTTACAGAGAGCTGCTCGCTGCAGACGGCCTGGACATCGACAACATGAGGCACAAAGTGAAGGACTACTCTCTGGCTGGAGCCTACAGGCGCGTCATCATCAGACCCACTGATGTCAGCTG GGAAGTCATTCATTATGATGACCCCAGGGTGTCGCTGGTGCATACTGATTTTGAGAAACTGGAGAGCAAACCTGCCCCGGTCTTCAACAAAG AGGGGAAATATCGGGCTCTACGGATGGAGTTCTCCCTGCCTCCCTCGACCTACGCTACTATGGCAATCAGAGAGGTCCTCAAGTTGGACACTAGCATCAAGAAACAGACGCAGCTCAACACCACCTGGTTTAACTGA